The genome window GTATATCTCATAGGACAAGAAAAAGGAGCCCTCAATCATGAGGGACAGCTTACAACCATCATGCAGCAGCTGTAGTTGTTGAATCCAGGCCTCTGCTGGTGAGAGCATTTGGAGAGCAAGGCCCTAATTTTGTCTGGTAGACAGGACCGCTCAGCATCCCAAGTCAAACAGCCACGCCAACTCACACCACATTACAAATTACACCTCACGATATACTCAAGTTTTGCACTAGCATATGTTTACTTAGTGGTTACTCAGATCAGTGGGAGCTCACTTCAATCTCTGGCCAAGATGATGGGCATTGGGAGCAGAAACACCCCGCTCTGGAATGAAGTGGCATCACCTTCTCGGAAATGTATGCAAGGGCCAATGCCCCTGGCCTGGAATTCGGGTCTCCGGTTGCACATGCCCGTCGTCGGAGCTCTCACAGAAATGGATAAGGGACGATGTGCCCATCTCCTCTTGGCCACCGGCGAAGCTCATGCTCATCTGCGCCTAGTAGACACTTCAATAGCTCATCCGGCACATTGTTCGCATCGGGCAATGCCTAACTGATAATCTGAACACAATGGCATTGGTGTTCTCAAGATTTAGAAGTCTCTGAAATATTGGAAGGGTCATGCAAGAACATTACTGTAATTAGCACGGTGATTAGAGAATCAACTAAGCAATCAAGTCGAAGTAACAATTCTAGTGCTTTTGAATACACAATAGAGTATAAGCTTGATACCTTTTCCCTGGGGAGAAATTCTCCACTGCATCTCGGCACATTATTAGTACAGTGTCGGCGGCCATCTGAAATCTCTGCATGAATTAGTGGAGCACAACAGGTTCTCCTTCCCAGGACTATCACCTTGGCTCGGCGAACAGAGAGGCTTTCCGATCGGGGTGTGCTTCGCATTGTCGACTCGCTTCAGAGATGACCAATTAGCATCTTGATCGGAACATTGACGCGCCGCCGGGTAAACCTCTGAATTCTGCACTTGGGGTGACGGCCAGAGCTGCACCGGCGAGCACCGTTCACCCCCACCGGAGAGGTAAGCGATGATGGCCTCCTGGTAGAGGCCTTGCTGGAAACTCACCACCTGCTCTTCGAGCCGGACAACCTCCTCC of Lolium rigidum isolate FL_2022 unplaced genomic scaffold, APGP_CSIRO_Lrig_0.1 contig_66803_1, whole genome shotgun sequence contains these proteins:
- the LOC124682054 gene encoding uncharacterized protein LOC124682054, translated to MEKDRRRTNSRAPAMKASTNAATPAANRNRSQARRDRKITLQQDVEKLRKKLRQEENVHRALERAFTRPLGALPRLPPYLPCQLLELLAEVAVLEEEVVRLEEQVVSFQQGLYQEAIIAYLSGGGERCSPVQLWPSPQVQNSEVYPAARQCSDQDANWSSLKRVDNAKHTPIGKPLCSPSQGDSPGKENLLCSTNSCRDFRWPPTLY